Sequence from the Chloroflexi bacterium ADurb.Bin180 genome:
CTGGCTACACCTATGGCGGTGATGCCTATCGCGGGCAGGGTTCGGCCCCGGTGGTGGTTTTTCAGTTCGTCAACTTTGCGTCAGCAGAGAATCGCAAGGTGGTGGTAGAGGTGTGGCCTGAGCTCGAGAAGAAGTACGTGGAGGCGGGTCAGGTGCGCTTGGTGATCAAGCACCTGCCACCGGCCGACGCCGCTACGGCCGTACTTGCCTCACAGGCCGCTGAGTGCGCTGGTCGGCTTGACGCCTTCTGGGATATGTATGATTTGCTGTTCCAGAAGCAGGATGAATGGAGCAAGGCCAGCGACCCGGCGGCAGTCTTGAAGCAGTATGCTGCTCAGCTCAAACTGGACGGCGCGGCCTTTGCTTCGTGTATGGACAAGGGCGAGACCAGGGCCAAGGTGGAAGAGGACATTGATATCGGAGCGCAGAATGGCTTTCCGGCGGCACCGGTGTTCTTTGTCTTCAAGGGGAACGAAGGTGGCTACGCAGAGACGGACAGACTGCCAGCAGTAATTGCCGAGTTCGCCGGACAGTAGCAGCTCGATTTCGGAAAGACAGAACCGCCTCCTGCAGCACCCCTGCAGGAGGCGGTCGGCTTTCTCGTGGCTACTGTTCGCGAGTACTGAACGTGGCCAGGATGAGGTTGAATGTGGCGTCGTACTGATGGGTATTGGCGCTGAGTTGAATGCGGTACTCCCTTCGGCCACTGAGCGTATAGACCACGTCGTAGACCCCGAAGACGGGCTGTGGAGCAGTATAACGGACTCCGGGATGGCCGCCGACGACGACGGTGGCCTGCCTGTAGCCCATCCTGGCCAGGTTCTCCATCTCGGCCAGGCTGGGCACGTCTGAAACGGTGATCCAGACTTCGGCGTCCTTCTCGGCCGGCAACTGACCGGGAGTCTGCGCCTGGTAGGTGCTCAGCTTGGTTGCCGCCGGAGGAGCGGGCATGATGGAGCCCTGGTTGAGGTGCCAGTCGGTCGGGTAACGAACCGAGAAGCCAAAGGTGGCGTTATCAAAGGGCTGCCACCTGGCCAGCTCTGGAGCTGGCACCAGCATAACCGGAGCGGTGACCAGGCTGTTTGGTGAGCCGTCCTTTGGGCTGGGCTCGTAGGCCTGCAGGATGGCCCGGGTCGGCGAGGCTGGCGGAGTGTAAAAGAGATCAACGGAGAAATCACCCCACTCCGGTGCGCCGATGGAGGCCCTGGCATAGCCCTTGGCGATGATCTCGTCTTGCGGTCCATGCAGCTCGACCACGAGCATCGCCTCAAACACCTGGGCCTTCCCGGAGATACGGATCACCCCGGGTGTGGATTCTGATGGCGCAACCTCGGATAGCGTGATGCGCGGTACCGGAGTTGGCTTGCCCTCTGGCGTGGTTGCCGGTGTTACGGTGGCGTCGGGCGGTGTAGTGACACTCGGAAGTGCAGTTGGCGGCGGCAAAGTGGGCGTTGCCACGACGACCGTGGGCGGGACGGTGGGCGCCGGGGCAGTGGCGGTTGGCGGTGGTGTGGCAGCCGAGGGCCCGCAGGCGGCGATCACGGCGCACATGGTGAACAGACTGATCACGCGGATGGCTCTTGTCATTGCGGCTCCTCCTTGCGACGATTATACATCAAGGGCGGGTCCAGCGCATACGCTGGCGTCACTCTCGAGAGGCTCCTCGCCGCCGGAGATGCGGCGGAGAATGGCGGGCGAGGGCCAGGAACGGCACGAAAGAGTAAGTTTGACCGGCCAGCTCACGCGTGCTACAATGGTGATGGTGTCCGAGCAGGCCGGGCAATCGCGCGTCCCCTGGTGGGACGGGAGGAAAGTCCGAGCTCCACAGAGCACGATGCTGGGTAACACCCAGGCGGGGCGACCCGACGGCACAGTGCAACAGAAAGCAGGTCGTCCTGCGGCTGAAAGGCCGCTGGACAAGAGTGCAACGGTGGTGTAAGAGACCACCAGCGGACCGGGTGACCGGTTCGGCTAGGCAAACCCCATCGGGAGCAAGGTCGAACAGAGGGTGGCGTACCGGCCAATGGTCGGTGCGCCCGGGGTGGCTCGCCTCGTGACCCTCGGGTAGACCGCTTGAGGCGACGGGTAACTGGCGTCCCAGAGAGATGATTGCCGGCTTGCGGCAGCCTGGTCTGGCGCAAGCCACAGAACTCGGCTTACAGGCCTGGTCGGCACCACAATTTGCTGGCTGCGCGCGAACCTTAAAACCTGGATGTTCCCCAATTCCCCACTTTACAAAAACGCCAAAGTATGATACGATGGTGGTGGAAAATGGAGCAGAGTGGAGCGGCTTCTCGCCAAGAAGGCCTAATCCGATGGCTCCAGTGGGGAATTGGAACACATGTTCTACGGCAGGTTCGCACACAGCATAGATGACAAGGGCCGCCTCATTCTACCCTCCAAGGTCAGATTGGAACTTGGCCTTGCCATCTATGCCACCCGTGGAATAGACCGCTGCCTCTATCTCTACCCCCGCTCTGAGTGGGAACGTCTCTCCGAAAAGATCCACCAGCTGCCCTTGACTAACAAGGATGCTCGCCAGTTCCGACGGTTCTTTTATGGCGAGGCAGCAGAACTCGAAGTCGACAAGCAGGGTCGAATCCTCATCCCTGGGTACCTTCGTGAATACGCCAACCTCGTTTCCGAGGCGGTGCTCATTGGCGCTGAGGACCACCTCGAGCTCTGGAATGCGGAAGCTTACGAGCAAGAGAACGCCGCGCTGGTGCAGAACCCGGAGGCGTTGGCGGAAAAGCTGAGCACGCTCGGCATACTATGAGTCGGCGACGGCGGCCGGGTCCAGAACATGATACCAGCCGCGGCAGTGCGGCGCACCTCTCACACCAGCCAGTCCTCTATGCAGAGGTTCTGGCCGAGCTGGCACCCCGCTCCGGCGGCAGGTATGTAGACGGGACGGTCGGCGCCGGTGGTCACGCCAAAGGCATTCTGGAGCGTTCAGCGCCCGACGGGCGTCTGCTAGGCATCGACCGTGATGATCAGGCTTTGGCGCTAGCGCAGGCAACGCTAGCTGGTTTTGGCGACCGGCTGACACTGGTCCAGGGGGACACGGCGAACATTGCCGTGATCGCTCGCCAGGCCGGTTTTGCACCGGCCGACGGGATTCTACTGGATGTCGGCGTCAGCTCGATGCAGCTTGAGGCCGCTGAACGCGGCTTCTCCTTTCTGCACGATGGGCCGCTCGACATGCGCATGGATCGGAGGTCAGCAGTGACAGCGGCGTCGCTGGTGAATGAACTGGAGGAGGAGGAGCTGGCCAACCTCCTCTTTGGATTGGGCGAGGAGCGTCAGTCGAGGAGAATCGCCAGAGCGATCGTAGCTGCACGCCCCTTGCACACCACCAGCGAGCTGGCGAACGTGGTGGCCCAGGCCGTGCCCAGACGGGGCAGGCTGCACCCGGCCACGCGCACATTTCAGGCACTGCGCATTGCGACCAACGACGAACTGGGACAGCTTTCCAGAGGGCTGGAGGGGGCCCTGGAGGTGCTGGGTGAGGGCGGTAGGCTGGCCGTCATCTGCTTTCACAGCCTGGAGGATCGGCTGGTGAAGCGGCTATTCCAGCGCGAGTCGACGATGGCCAGGGACAGCTCGCGCGGGCCGAGCGTGTCGCTGGTAACGCGCCACCCGATTCAGCCATCGCGTGAAGAGCAGTTGCGCAATCCACGCAGCCGCAGCGCCAAACTGCGAGTGGTCGAAAAGGTCCGGCGGCAGCCTCAGCTAGGCGGAGACACTTGTGTCTGACGGTCCGATGACCACAGGAAATGACAGCGTGGTGGAAAAGACCATGGCGCCCTGGTGGAAGCACCTGGGCGTCTGGGTCTATGCTCCAGTAGTTCTGGTTGTAGTCAGCGCGCTCACTTTCGTCTACCTGTGGCAGGCTAGCCTAGTCGCCGGTCAGGTCGTGACCATGTCCAAGCGGGAAGCAGAGCTACACGACCTCAAGCAGGCAATCAGTGAGATGCGGCTCAAGATCGCCGATAACGAAGGGTTGGAGCGCCTTCAGACAGAGGCGCGGCAGATGGGTTTCCGGGAGCCGGAGAGCATCGAGTACGTTGAAGTCTTTCTGCCTCCGGCCGAGCAGGACGCCACGGTGGGCGGCCAGGGCTCGTCACAGGCCTGGAGCAGCTCGCAAGGAACAAGACCTGGCGGCGGGCTGATCTCGTCCGCCATACAGCAGTTCAGGGACTGGACCAACCCGAAGGAGCCAGGCTCACGGTGAACGGGTTGAATCGCCCCGCTACCCAAGTCAGAGTCAAGTCCGCAAGGGAGAGGCGCCGGTGAATTCCGCAAGACGGGCCGAGCTATACCGTCGGATGCTCATCGTAGCAGGCTTTTTCCTGCTCATCGGCGTTGTCATCGTGGTCAAGATGGTCGCTTTGCAGACCACACCCGGTGTTGAGGGGTTGCCGGACACGGAGAGCCGCAGTTTTGAGCCGCAAAGAGGCAGCGTATTCGATGCCAACGGCTACCTGCTGGCGGTGTCGACAACTGTGTATGACCTGGCGGCTATGCCGAAGAGCATCACCGACACTCTCGGCACAGCGGACAAGCTCTCCGGAATTCTGAGGCGCCCGAGCCTGGATATCCTGCAAATCCTGCAGCAGCCCACTACCTATGTGCGCATTCAGCGTGGGATCAGACAGGAGCAGGCAGACCAGGTGAAGGCGCTTCGGCTCGGGGGGCTGCAGCTCGAACCACGGCCGGCGCGATTCTATCCCAACAACGACCTGGCCGTGTCTGTGCTCGGATTTGTGACCGAGGATGGCAAGGCGTCTCACGGGATCGAAG
This genomic interval carries:
- the bdbD gene encoding Disulfide bond formation protein D precursor; its protein translation is MVFVQFPLESIHPQARKAGEAALCAARQGSDLYWVMHDRLFSSTGEWSGKGDAVDVFKRYASEIGLNTAAFNSCLDSGEAAADMQAQIQFAAAHGAGSVPYFLVNDWPVSGAQDISAFKSAIDKALAGQHPPPTPTPLPEGVTWLDPNPTRPGYTYGGDAYRGQGSAPVVVFQFVNFASAENRKVVVEVWPELEKKYVEAGQVRLVIKHLPPADAATAVLASQAAECAGRLDAFWDMYDLLFQKQDEWSKASDPAAVLKQYAAQLKLDGAAFASCMDKGETRAKVEEDIDIGAQNGFPAAPVFFVFKGNEGGYAETDRLPAVIAEFAGQ
- a CDS encoding Immunoglobulin-like domain of bacterial spore germination, encoding MTRAIRVISLFTMCAVIAACGPSAATPPPTATAPAPTVPPTVVVATPTLPPPTALPSVTTPPDATVTPATTPEGKPTPVPRITLSEVAPSESTPGVIRISGKAQVFEAMLVVELHGPQDEIIAKGYARASIGAPEWGDFSVDLFYTPPASPTRAILQAYEPSPKDGSPNSLVTAPVMLVPAPELARWQPFDNATFGFSVRYPTDWHLNQGSIMPAPPAATKLSTYQAQTPGQLPAEKDAEVWITVSDVPSLAEMENLARMGYRQATVVVGGHPGVRYTAPQPVFGVYDVVYTLSGRREYRIQLSANTHQYDATFNLILATFSTREQ
- a CDS encoding cell division protein MraZ; this translates as MFYGRFAHSIDDKGRLILPSKVRLELGLAIYATRGIDRCLYLYPRSEWERLSEKIHQLPLTNKDARQFRRFFYGEAAELEVDKQGRILIPGYLREYANLVSEAVLIGAEDHLELWNAEAYEQENAALVQNPEALAEKLSTLGIL
- the rsmH gene encoding Ribosomal RNA small subunit methyltransferase H, encoding MSRRRRPGPEHDTSRGSAAHLSHQPVLYAEVLAELAPRSGGRYVDGTVGAGGHAKGILERSAPDGRLLGIDRDDQALALAQATLAGFGDRLTLVQGDTANIAVIARQAGFAPADGILLDVGVSSMQLEAAERGFSFLHDGPLDMRMDRRSAVTAASLVNELEEEELANLLFGLGEERQSRRIARAIVAARPLHTTSELANVVAQAVPRRGRLHPATRTFQALRIATNDELGQLSRGLEGALEVLGEGGRLAVICFHSLEDRLVKRLFQRESTMARDSSRGPSVSLVTRHPIQPSREEQLRNPRSRSAKLRVVEKVRRQPQLGGDTCV